A genomic segment from Garra rufa chromosome 5, GarRuf1.0, whole genome shotgun sequence encodes:
- the zfpl1 gene encoding zinc finger protein-like 1 isoform X2 — MGLCKCPKRKVTNLFCFEHRVNVCEHCLVSNHNKCIVQSYLQWLQDSDYNPNCSLCSQPLDCQDTVRLVCYDLFHWSCLNELASCQPLYTAPAGYQCPTCQGPVFPPANLASPIADMLREQLSSVNWARAGLGLPLIEEPPKSKETTTHDITCYSEWSSFETISPRKVYDTRDSGDSAVMQIDFDDDKYRRRSALSWFAQVLKNRTGTKKKALTLKQRIFMLLLVGVIGFFTLIIIMAKLGRASAETDPNLDPMLNPNIRVGNM; from the exons ATGGGTTTGTGCAAGTGTCCGAAGAGGAAGGTAacgaacttgttctgttttgaaCATCGTGTCAACGTTTGTGAGCACTGTCTTGTATCCAACCACAATAAG TGTATTGTGCAGTCATACCTACAGTGGCTACAAGACAGCGATTACAACCCAAACTGCAGCCTGTGCAGCCAACCCTTAGATTGCCAGGATACTGTTCGCTTAGTTTGTTATG ATTTATTCCACTGGTCATGTCTGAATGAGCTCGCCTCCTGTCAGCCCCTCTACACGGCACCTGCTGGGTACCAGTGCCCAACATGCCAGGGTCCTGTGTTCCCACCCGCAAACTTGGCCAGTCCTATTGCAGACATGCTGAGAGAACAACTGTCCTCTGTCAACTGGGCTAGAGCAGGACTGGGCCTTCCGCTG ATTGAAGAGCCACCAAAGAGCAAGGAAACTACAACACATGACATTACGTGTTACTCTGAATGGTCATCTTTTGAGA CTATATCCCCAAGAAAGGTGTATGACACGCGGGATTCAGGAGACAGTGCAGTGATGCAGATTGACTTTGATGATGATAAATACCGCAGACGGTCTGCCCTTAGCTGGTTTGCACAGGTTCTAAA GAATCGTACTGGCACTAAGAAAAAGGCCCTTACACTGAAACAGCGAATCTTCATGTTGCTGTTGGTTGGAGTGATTGGTTTCTTTACCCTCATCATAATCATGGCCAAACTGGGTCGGGCCTCAGCTGAGACAGATCCAAACCTGGATCCCATGCTGAATCCCAACATCAGGGTAGGCAACATGTGA
- the zfpl1 gene encoding zinc finger protein-like 1 isoform X1, which produces MGLCKCPKRKVTNLFCFEHRVNVCEHCLVSNHNKCIVQSYLQWLQDSDYNPNCSLCSQPLDCQDTVRLVCYDLFHWSCLNELASCQPLYTAPAGYQCPTCQGPVFPPANLASPIADMLREQLSSVNWARAGLGLPLIEEPPKSKETTTHDITCYSEWSSFETPVVEITLSNTTPTSLPAHQDVEHMHKNGEVSAQNHSVINMSTTSTTDTITISTAISPRKVYDTRDSGDSAVMQIDFDDDKYRRRSALSWFAQVLKNRTGTKKKALTLKQRIFMLLLVGVIGFFTLIIIMAKLGRASAETDPNLDPMLNPNIRVGNM; this is translated from the exons ATGGGTTTGTGCAAGTGTCCGAAGAGGAAGGTAacgaacttgttctgttttgaaCATCGTGTCAACGTTTGTGAGCACTGTCTTGTATCCAACCACAATAAG TGTATTGTGCAGTCATACCTACAGTGGCTACAAGACAGCGATTACAACCCAAACTGCAGCCTGTGCAGCCAACCCTTAGATTGCCAGGATACTGTTCGCTTAGTTTGTTATG ATTTATTCCACTGGTCATGTCTGAATGAGCTCGCCTCCTGTCAGCCCCTCTACACGGCACCTGCTGGGTACCAGTGCCCAACATGCCAGGGTCCTGTGTTCCCACCCGCAAACTTGGCCAGTCCTATTGCAGACATGCTGAGAGAACAACTGTCCTCTGTCAACTGGGCTAGAGCAGGACTGGGCCTTCCGCTG ATTGAAGAGCCACCAAAGAGCAAGGAAACTACAACACATGACATTACGTGTTACTCTGAATGGTCATCTTTTGAGA CCCCGGTAGTGGAAATAACTTTGTCAAACACCACACCCACCAGTCTACCAGCCCATCAGGATGTGGAGCACATGCACAAAAATGGAGAAGTGAGTGCCCAGAATCACTCTGTCATCAATATGAGTACCACCTCTACCACCGATACAATCACCATTAGCACAG CTATATCCCCAAGAAAGGTGTATGACACGCGGGATTCAGGAGACAGTGCAGTGATGCAGATTGACTTTGATGATGATAAATACCGCAGACGGTCTGCCCTTAGCTGGTTTGCACAGGTTCTAAA GAATCGTACTGGCACTAAGAAAAAGGCCCTTACACTGAAACAGCGAATCTTCATGTTGCTGTTGGTTGGAGTGATTGGTTTCTTTACCCTCATCATAATCATGGCCAAACTGGGTCGGGCCTCAGCTGAGACAGATCCAAACCTGGATCCCATGCTGAATCCCAACATCAGGGTAGGCAACATGTGA